A genomic segment from Pollutimonas thiosulfatoxidans encodes:
- the ypfH gene encoding esterase encodes MVMAKQPPVPDPLIFVPRQGKPQLLFVLLHGESADPQQVAPLADAIKLAFPMAIVVLPYGFHQPSWQDEQPGGYHWIDPGNPEDENYRARVAASVNPLIELIRTLQEKFGLSGQQTALAGFSQGASMALEASHADHGLAGRVLAFSGLYATMPAVVPPATLLHFFHGANDQQVSVQEVESTLSQLASLQGDATLDVASRIGHELHEALIRQAIVRLQTCVPLRSWEDAMSTLQEDQLREKQAGQGGPTLH; translated from the coding sequence ATGGTTATGGCCAAACAGCCGCCTGTTCCGGACCCCCTGATCTTCGTGCCTCGTCAAGGCAAGCCCCAACTGCTTTTCGTTCTGCTGCACGGCGAATCCGCCGATCCGCAGCAAGTAGCGCCATTGGCCGACGCCATCAAGCTTGCCTTTCCTATGGCCATTGTCGTGTTGCCTTATGGCTTCCACCAGCCGTCGTGGCAAGACGAACAACCTGGCGGTTACCACTGGATAGACCCGGGCAATCCAGAGGATGAGAATTACCGTGCTCGCGTAGCGGCTTCGGTGAACCCGCTGATCGAGCTGATCCGGACCCTACAGGAAAAGTTCGGCTTGTCAGGCCAGCAAACTGCACTGGCCGGGTTTTCCCAAGGGGCCTCAATGGCGCTGGAGGCCAGCCACGCTGATCATGGCTTGGCAGGCCGCGTATTGGCTTTCTCGGGGCTGTACGCCACCATGCCCGCCGTGGTGCCGCCTGCTACTTTGCTGCATTTCTTTCATGGTGCCAACGATCAGCAAGTGTCGGTACAGGAAGTGGAATCGACCTTATCGCAACTGGCGAGCCTTCAGGGTGATGCCACCCTGGACGTCGCCTCGCGCATAGGCCATGAACTGCATGAGGCATTGATTCGTCAAGCCATTGTGCGGCTGCAGACTTGTGTACCGCTACGCAGTTGGGAGGACGCCATGTCTACGCTACAGGAAGATCAGCTGCGTGAGAAGCAAGCTGGGCAGGGTGGGCCGACCCTGCATTGA
- the pbpG gene encoding D-alanyl-D-alanine endopeptidase, whose amino-acid sequence MPSWNQALRRFSLSALAPACLLLTSGTVFYTQTQARSHTPVAEAAHTTRVVERQNLRPVNRQQSQLRVGLRKASLSGADDIVVQRQAAPTRLEQAGPKAALHSEAALVLDLDSANVLYDKNSDEVRPIASISKLMTALVVAEAGQSMDEMLQISDADVDRLRHSRSRLAVGTELSRAHMLHLALMSSENRAANALGRHYPGGLPAFVRAMNDKARALGMRHTNFVEPTGLSSDNVSSPRDLVKLLAAVNKHPVIHRYSTDDKEEVTIGRGRQLVFSNTNRLVRNPGWDIQISKTGFINEAGKCLVMLTRIDDRDVAIVLLNSSGSSRIGDAVRLRQWVESESHLAML is encoded by the coding sequence ATGCCTTCCTGGAATCAAGCTCTGCGTCGTTTTTCCCTTTCGGCCCTTGCTCCGGCCTGCCTGTTGCTTACGTCGGGCACTGTGTTCTACACGCAGACCCAGGCACGCAGCCACACGCCAGTGGCCGAAGCCGCGCATACAACGCGTGTAGTCGAGCGCCAGAACCTGAGGCCGGTTAATCGACAGCAATCACAGCTACGTGTCGGTCTGCGCAAGGCATCTTTGTCTGGGGCCGATGACATCGTAGTGCAACGCCAGGCTGCCCCGACTCGCCTCGAGCAAGCCGGCCCGAAAGCCGCACTCCATTCAGAAGCCGCCCTGGTGCTGGATCTGGACAGCGCCAACGTACTTTACGACAAGAATAGCGATGAGGTTCGACCCATCGCATCGATCTCCAAACTCATGACTGCATTGGTGGTTGCCGAAGCGGGACAATCGATGGACGAGATGCTGCAGATCTCCGATGCCGATGTCGACCGGCTACGCCATTCGCGCTCGCGGCTGGCGGTCGGTACCGAGCTTAGCCGCGCCCACATGTTACACCTGGCCTTGATGTCTTCCGAGAACCGCGCCGCCAACGCCCTGGGCCGCCATTACCCTGGCGGCTTGCCTGCCTTTGTACGCGCCATGAACGACAAGGCCCGTGCACTGGGCATGCGCCATACCAATTTTGTCGAGCCCACCGGACTGTCCAGCGACAATGTGTCCTCACCGCGCGACCTTGTCAAATTGCTTGCAGCGGTCAACAAGCATCCGGTGATCCATCGCTATTCCACCGACGACAAAGAAGAAGTAACCATAGGCCGCGGCCGCCAACTGGTGTTCAGCAATACCAATCGACTCGTGCGCAACCCGGGCTGGGACATCCAGATATCCAAGACTGGCTTCATCAATGAAGCCGGTAAATGCCTGGTCATGCTGACCCGCATCGACGACCGCGATGTCGCCATCGTCTTGCTTAACTCCAGCGGCAGCTCGCGCATAGGCGATGCCGTTCGCCTACGGCAATGGGTCGAAAGCGAAAGCCATCTGGCGATGCTTTAG
- a CDS encoding cupin domain-containing protein has translation MSTPDDVQRLIRQFDLIPHPEGGHYVETYRSAENIIRHPRGLERSASTAIYYLLNAGAYSAWHRIASDEMWHFYCGHPLLVHVIAADGELTTHRLGNPLLSDDAQFQVLVPAHAWFSAELVDPQHYAFVGCTVAPGFEFAEFELGVEDAMHAQYPQHGDLIRRLVSRHR, from the coding sequence ATGAGCACGCCCGACGATGTCCAGCGTTTGATACGCCAATTCGATTTGATCCCCCATCCTGAAGGCGGTCATTACGTCGAAACATACCGCAGCGCCGAGAATATTATCCGCCATCCGCGGGGGCTTGAGCGCAGCGCTTCCACGGCAATTTACTACTTGCTTAACGCCGGCGCCTACTCCGCATGGCACCGTATAGCTTCTGACGAGATGTGGCACTTCTATTGCGGCCATCCCTTGCTGGTGCATGTTATTGCGGCGGACGGCGAGCTTACAACCCACCGCCTAGGCAACCCTTTACTGTCTGATGATGCCCAGTTTCAGGTGCTGGTGCCGGCCCACGCCTGGTTTTCCGCCGAACTTGTCGATCCGCAGCATTACGCTTTTGTGGGCTGTACGGTGGCGCCGGGATTCGAGTTTGCCGAGTTCGAACTGGGTGTCGAAGACGCCATGCACGCGCAGTATCCGCAGCACGGCGATCTCATCCGCCGACTGGTCTCGCGGCACCGCTGA
- a CDS encoding BPTD_2524 family lipoprotein, which yields MKALLIGMGTAVLLSACTMGIQPGGDFPTVSYTVPRSYQTVYLRVQNQADECLRGKKQYDVHATVDPAMQTGTVAVRAPIGGVEVARSDIEAIDSKHTRVTHTVWGPSPWDERALAAMRHSVLMDMSVCVVYK from the coding sequence GTGAAGGCGCTACTTATCGGTATGGGCACTGCGGTGCTGTTGTCAGCCTGCACGATGGGCATACAGCCCGGCGGCGATTTTCCCACGGTTTCCTACACCGTTCCGCGTAGCTACCAAACGGTTTACCTGCGCGTTCAGAACCAGGCGGACGAGTGTCTGCGTGGCAAAAAACAATACGACGTCCATGCCACGGTAGATCCGGCCATGCAGACCGGTACAGTGGCGGTGCGCGCACCCATAGGTGGTGTTGAAGTCGCCCGCAGCGACATCGAAGCCATCGACTCGAAGCACACGCGTGTCACCCATACTGTGTGGGGTCCCAGCCCTTGGGACGAGCGCGCCTTGGCGGCCATGCGGCATTCGGTCTTGATGGATATGTCCGTTTGCGTGGTCTACAAGTAA
- a CDS encoding MFS transporter, with amino-acid sequence MKTDTPVAENSESPYAWLRLVVSLMLMTIGGSGMYAITVVLPQIQAEFDVSRSDASLPYTLTMIGFGLGGILMGRLSDRFGIVTPIVLGTLGISSGFIWAGVSGDLWQFNLAQGLLIGLFGTAATFAPLVADTSQWFTRHRGIALAICMSGNYLAGAVWPPIMQHFIDTEGWRTTYIGLGVFCLVSMLPLALVYRRRPPSVSVTATVTHARPTARFALEAARSNPARPLGFSPATLQLLLCVAGVACCVAMAMPQVHIVAYCGDLGFGAARGAEMLSLMLGLGIVSRLLSGWISDHIGGLRTLMLGSILQGLALLMFLSSNGLVSLYLISGMFGLFQGGIVPAYALIVREYFSPQEAGTRVGTVLMATLFGMALGGWMSGAIFDLSGSYHAAFLNGIAWNLLNISIIGFLIYRARGGFGPRGIPAAT; translated from the coding sequence ATGAAAACCGATACACCCGTCGCAGAAAACTCCGAATCGCCCTATGCATGGCTTAGGCTGGTCGTCTCTTTAATGTTGATGACGATAGGCGGTTCGGGCATGTACGCCATTACCGTCGTGCTGCCGCAAATCCAGGCAGAGTTCGACGTCAGCCGCTCTGATGCCTCCCTACCCTACACCTTGACGATGATAGGTTTTGGGCTGGGCGGCATCCTGATGGGTCGGCTATCGGACCGCTTTGGTATCGTCACACCCATCGTGCTCGGCACGCTGGGCATCAGCTCGGGCTTTATCTGGGCCGGGGTCAGCGGCGACCTGTGGCAATTCAATCTTGCGCAAGGCCTGCTGATCGGCTTGTTTGGCACGGCGGCCACCTTTGCGCCGCTGGTGGCGGACACCTCGCAATGGTTTACCCGACATCGCGGCATTGCGCTGGCGATATGCATGAGCGGCAACTATCTGGCCGGAGCCGTGTGGCCGCCCATCATGCAGCACTTCATCGACACCGAAGGCTGGCGAACCACCTATATCGGACTGGGCGTCTTTTGCCTGGTGTCCATGCTGCCGCTGGCTTTGGTGTACCGACGCCGTCCGCCGTCCGTGTCCGTGACAGCTACCGTTACCCACGCACGGCCTACGGCCCGCTTTGCGCTGGAAGCGGCCCGTTCGAATCCCGCCAGGCCCCTGGGCTTTTCGCCGGCCACCTTGCAGTTGCTGCTGTGCGTAGCCGGCGTAGCCTGTTGCGTTGCGATGGCCATGCCGCAGGTCCACATAGTTGCCTATTGCGGCGACCTGGGTTTCGGGGCGGCGCGCGGTGCCGAGATGTTGTCGCTGATGCTGGGCCTGGGCATCGTCAGCCGGCTTCTGTCGGGCTGGATATCCGATCACATTGGCGGCCTGCGCACCTTGATGTTGGGTTCCATCTTGCAAGGCCTGGCCCTGCTGATGTTCCTGTCCAGCAATGGCTTGGTGTCGCTCTACTTGATATCAGGCATGTTCGGCCTGTTCCAGGGTGGCATCGTGCCGGCCTATGCCCTGATCGTGCGTGAGTATTTTTCGCCGCAAGAGGCTGGAACGCGCGTGGGCACTGTCTTGATGGCCACGCTGTTCGGCATGGCACTGGGAGGATGGATGTCGGGCGCCATTTTTGACCTGTCTGGCTCCTATCATGCGGCCTTCCTGAACGGCATTGCCTGGAACCTTCTGAACATCAGCATCATCGGTTTCTTGATCTACCGGGCCCGCGGAGGCTTCGGGCCTAGGGGTATACCCGCAGCGACTTAA
- a CDS encoding NRDE family protein produces MCIAYLAIGAHKDWPVFIAANRDEFHQRPCQPAAPWPNRPDIIAGIDVQGGGTWLGVTTAGRYALITNYRDPGKVLADAPTRGDLVRRFLEGDTPPSEYARSLSATAGDYNGFNLIVGDLSEAVYLGNRSPDSAVVSLEPGTYILSNHLLDTPWPKAERLKQALDAYPIEHLSESLTDVFHILKDGTVADDAALPSTGLTLERERLLSSPFIVSPDYGTRCSTIVALRADGHSIFSEVSFDTLGKAIERHDWPFCLSAGIAMDA; encoded by the coding sequence ATGTGCATTGCCTATCTTGCTATCGGGGCGCATAAGGACTGGCCGGTATTCATCGCGGCCAATCGTGATGAGTTCCATCAGCGTCCCTGCCAGCCTGCGGCGCCCTGGCCCAACCGACCCGACATCATCGCCGGCATCGATGTGCAAGGCGGAGGCACGTGGCTGGGCGTGACCACGGCGGGCCGTTATGCCCTGATCACCAACTACCGTGACCCCGGCAAGGTGCTTGCGGATGCCCCGACGCGAGGAGATCTTGTCCGCCGCTTTCTTGAAGGCGACACGCCGCCCAGCGAGTATGCCAGGTCCTTGAGCGCAACCGCCGGCGACTACAACGGCTTCAATCTTATTGTGGGCGATTTGTCGGAAGCCGTTTACCTGGGCAACCGCAGCCCTGACTCAGCAGTTGTCAGCCTGGAGCCAGGCACTTATATTTTGTCGAACCACCTGCTCGATACGCCCTGGCCCAAAGCCGAGCGGCTCAAGCAAGCGCTCGATGCCTACCCCATCGAGCATCTGTCGGAAAGCTTGACGGATGTGTTCCACATCCTGAAGGACGGCACCGTGGCGGACGATGCGGCCCTGCCCAGTACCGGCCTGACACTGGAGCGCGAGCGTCTGCTTAGTAGTCCATTCATAGTCAGCCCCGACTACGGTACCCGCTGCTCGACGATCGTCGCCCTGCGTGCTGACGGGCATTCGATATTTAGCGAAGTAAGCTTTGACACGCTGGGCAAGGCCATCGAACGCCACGATTGGCCCTTTTGCCTATCGGCCGGTATCGCGATGGACGCGTGA
- a CDS encoding GatB/YqeY domain-containing protein, translated as MNNTLREQLSEAVKTAMRAKDAARLGTLRFLQAAIKQKEVDERRELDDAAITAIIEKQVKQRRESIAAFEQAGRTETAEKEKAEITVLQEFLPQAATAQEVEAAIDAAVAQVSADGVTGGPAMGKIMALVKISLAGRADMSEVSALVKKRLA; from the coding sequence ATGAACAATACGCTGCGAGAACAACTAAGCGAAGCCGTCAAAACAGCCATGCGCGCGAAGGACGCTGCGCGCCTGGGTACGCTGCGCTTCCTTCAGGCCGCGATCAAGCAAAAGGAAGTCGACGAGCGCCGCGAACTGGACGACGCCGCCATCACCGCCATTATCGAAAAGCAAGTCAAGCAGCGCCGCGAATCCATCGCCGCCTTTGAACAGGCCGGCCGAACTGAAACAGCCGAAAAAGAAAAGGCCGAAATCACTGTCCTTCAAGAGTTTTTGCCGCAAGCCGCCACAGCACAAGAGGTAGAAGCCGCCATCGATGCCGCCGTGGCGCAAGTATCTGCCGATGGCGTGACCGGCGGACCCGCCATGGGCAAAATCATGGCGCTGGTCAAGATCAGCCTGGCGGGTCGCGCCGACATGTCGGAGGTCTCGGCGCTGGTCAAGAAACGTCTGGCTTAG